The sequence ttactgCTAGTAAGCTTAAAGGCagaataatataattatttaagttaattaaataacttttaaaagttaattaaaacttttataaattaatagtaaatatttattaaaaaagtatacttttattaattatttataactaaagtattaaaataggtataaaaaatataaaaatagtttatttatttatttagcttataggctttattatataataaaataaaaaaactaaatattttaattaattaataaatattttttaaaatattaaaaaatagcagttttattaaatataaaagttattatagctatagcattaattatagtaaattaataataaactaaagaaaatataagtaatttttaaaaaaattactagtttattacttttttttttaaaatatattttctttttatttaaaataaaaaaaatctatatataataaatatattaattaatactagtaatataaccttaagtataactataatattatattagcttttttttataataattaatatttacttttttttaaaactttaatataactataatttataagtaaaaaataaataaattaaagaaaaaaatattttaataattaaaataatttactatttatttataaatttaaataaaaataaataaattttataaaatataagtaaaaataaaaaaatttacttttataataataaaaaaggctaggctaaatacttaaagttaatacttaagtaaatataaaaggcttaataaagtataaaggcccctatatattaaaaataaaaaaataaaactactttattaataaattacttaagtaactgcagttaattactataaaaaggggggataattataataaggttttattaagctttaggTTAATAGCTAGATACTAAGGCTAAAGGCTATAGTATATAATCCCTAGGGCTTTTATAggcttttctttataaaatactagaGTTATAAGAACTAGAAATAATCCTTAAGcttaagtgctttaatatactattaccTATTTAGCTAGCTGTTATTAGCAATTtcctattatattaataataaaaaaaaaataatattattaatattattattataataattaaaaatactagtaagattaataataataaaaaaaaaaaataaaagaaaataataaaaaaaagaaattaaaagtattaaataaacttatagctaCTATAATAGCCTAGgaaataaagccttaaaagtatattattattataaagctagttataaaaaaaaatattaaaaactataattaaaagcacttataacttttttaataaatatagctataatcttttattaaaaataataaaataaataaactaaaatttaataaatatatttaaataaaatttattattattaaagaaaataaaaaatatatttttaataaaaatattttatataaagctataatattttaaataaaagttaaaaataactttaaaaaataaaaaattttataaaattattatttttttaatatttaaaagtaaatttaatataaaattaatataaaataagctattaaattaagcctttatttagctatttttattacttttaacctctttaatttctttattattattattaaaataaacttaataagctacttaaattactttaaaaatataattttatatttaaaggctatttaatagctaaagaattaattttatatattaatatatttaaaataaatatttttatttttcttttattattaaatttttatttaattaatatttttatttaaaaaactttcccttaagcttaataaagttaaaaaaatttataataatataaataattaaaatttaattaataaataaatatttaacagtattataataaattattttttatttttacttatattatttaaaaacttatttaattttaatttataattaaatatattataaattatataatttttttatattttaaagtctttaagcAATAgttctttagttattaaaataataataaattttaaaatataaaattataatgcttttttttatattaaagttaatattaataaaataatattttattattaatattttaaaaaattaagttaatatttataataaaagtaataaattaaaaataaaacctttaattttaataaatatatataaaaataaactattaaaaataataataataaatatattttataatatattatttttttataattaaaatctttattaatttataataaaaatatatataaaaatatatatattatttattatattaattatattactaaagcctttaaattttttaattaatttaactttaaaggaaaaatataataaatttaattattaaatatagtttatatataatttttttattaaattaattaaattataaaatatttataatataattaattaattaatataaaaaaatactatagtatttttttataatatattaaaaatatatatttataaaaatattaatactttttactttaaaggttattaataattttcttttacttttatatttatataaagctatttataaagcttaaaaaatattactttttttatataaaaaaaattataaaatattaaattaaaaaattaaaaaagttttttatagtaatattataaagcttttaaattatttaatattaactttactttataactataactttaatattactatattatttatataatataattttatataattataactatattaaagttttttttttaatttttataattattaataataattttttttattaataatactataattattaataaagctatttttaataaaatttaataaatattaattaattaaaaatttatataattttatatatatttttaattaattattataaataagatttaatagaaaatttaataactatttttattataggcatttttATAGTCTCtgctagtttaatatattataagcaggggttatagtattttatatttagtagggaaaagtaatataattttatactaaaaatcCTTACTAATTCAGGTATAGTGCCTCTTTTATACTAGCTAATTAGCTGGCTAGTtgaaaaaagatatattggATCATGGCCTTACAGGGCTACAGCCAAAGTTCTGGCGCCCCATAAGTTCCTAATCTATACACGAATCCTACCATATTGCGACCTGTTTATAAAGGCGTACTGGCCCGCCATCAAAACGTTGACAACCCACCAACCTCAACTCCAAATCCAAAATACCCAGGACGTATTAACGGGGCGTCTAAAGGTGCACTTGATAAGCACCTGATAATGCTATAGAGCTCTTCAGTGGTTTGTAGTATCATGATGCATTGCGTAAACCCTAGAGATAGCTGACATTCTGCCCAATCTACAGTCAGGCCACTTTTACTTTGTTCAAGCTCGAGTATTTCATCCTCGCCAATTCTTTCAAGCCATTCTAgagctcatcatcatccaattGAAAAACCATGGCTCCTGTGGGGAATTTCGCAAATTATCCCAAGGTCGAGGAAGGGCCAGATACGGGATATGTGCAGCGAGTAGATCACAATCCCGTTCTTCGAGGGATTCCTCTCGTGCTAGGTGGTGAGCTGTATGTGCAAGTATTTCCAGGATGAGTTTGGATATCGAGCTAATTTCAGAATGTTTACCCATCTAGCCTTGCTCGATCCAATTTTGTTGCAAGATATTTCTACCGTAACACTGGCATGGACAAGATCAAAGAGATGCGGGAGCTGCATGATATCGTGTCTACTTTCCATGTATGTAGACGGCTGAATGAATTACAACCCCTTCCCCCAACAACAACCTGAAATATCTTTCGTATCGGCTGCTAACCAAATCCTCCTCTGATACTCTCTAGCCCACTGTTACGCCTCTGGGTCAGACTGGGCCTATGCTAGAATTCGAGCCAGAGCTGCTCACCTCAAAGTACGCATCGTCAAACGCGCGCTACTACTCTGTCAGCGACTATCATGAGCTGTACAGGAGCGGCCAGACCACTCCCCTCAAGGTAATAGAGACGCTTCTCGCCTTGACTACGGGGTCAGGTAAGTACAGCGACGCCTGGGCAGATGCTCACGGCGCCGAGAAGCTTGCTCTTGAGGCCGCCAAGGCTTCCACCGAGCGATGGGCTGCGGGCAACCCCATCGGAGTCTTGGACGGTGTGCCGATTGGCGTCAAGGACGATACTGACGTAGAGGGCTACATCAACCACACTGGCATGAAGTATAACCCTTCACTGCCGTGCTTTGCGGTCAAGAAGGAATCTGTGTGGCCTGTCAAGAAGCTTCAGGAGGCCGGAGCCATTGTTCTCGGCAAAAACAAGATGCACGAAATAGGATCAGGTACGGCCAACCTCTTGACACTGTCGAGTAGCGTCTCAGGGTACATGTATGCTAATGAAATTGCACAGATACAAGCGGCGTAAATGTAATGATGCCTGCCCCTGAAAGAGATGCTTATACAAGCCGGAGTTATATGCATGCAGATGGCTAACTCACCCCTTTCCCCCATATCTAGGTCGCACAAGGCACGCCCACCAACCATCTCAACAACGCCTACTACCCCGGAGGCTCATCCAACGGCGCCGGGTCATCCATCTCGGCCGGCATCGTCCCCTTCTGCGTCGCCACAGACGCCGGCGGCAGCGTCCGCATCCCGGCCAATTTCAACGGCATCTACGGCCTCAAGCCCACCCACCACCGTACTCACGTCATGCAGCTCAGCATGTGTGTGACTGGCCCAATGGCAGCAAACGTCGCCGACCTCACCATCGCCTACCGCGTTATGACGCAGCCCAATCCCGACTGCCCGACCCAGGGCCTCTTTGCGCTCTCGATCCCTCCATCCCCGTCGGCGAAGCGCATCATGGGCGTCTACCGCGACTGGTTCAACAAGGCTGACCCGCCGGTGCGCGAATTGTGCGACAAGGCGCTTGATTACTTCGCCGCCAAGCGTGGCTACGAGATTGTCGACATCAGCATCCCGTATCTCCCAGAGATGCAAATCGCCCACGGTGGCCTCTGCATCTCCGAGATGGCCGAAAAGGCCCGCCGGAGGACGCCCAACCCGGCCGATCACCTCTCGCTCATTGGGGGAGCCAACAAGATCCTCCTTTCCGTGGGCGCGCAGGTATCAGCCGCCGATTACCTCAAGATGAACAGCCTGCGCACGTTGGTGATGCGCCACCTGGCCTTCCTGTTCCAAAAGTACCCGGGCCTGTTGATCATGACGCCGGCAACCCCCTTGATCGGATGGCCACGCGGCGATGGAGATGACGCCTACGGCATGAGCGACACGAACACCACCTTGAGGAACATGTCGTACATCTTCCTGGCCAACGTGACGGGCACGCCATCCGTCAACGCTCCGGTAGGTTATGTCGACCCGCAGCAGGGCGAGGGGAAGCTGCCCGTGAGCCTGCTCGCCACGGGTGAGTGGGGGAGTGAAGAGCAGCTCCTGGCATGGGCGAGAGAGGCGGAGGAGTATCTGCACGAGGAGTATCCCGAGGGACGCAGACGGCCAGATTCATGGGCAGATGTGGTTGCACTGGCTGGGGGCCAGCAGTAAAGAAaaccaaaagagagagactggGTAAAGATTTATGAGTGCTGTGTGCTAGATTACTATTTCCGGTTTTTGTGTAACAGCATGCGCGCTTTGTTTCATATGTATCGTCTTGACGGTGGTTTCTGAGACGTCAAAATCTTCGTAAATTCATTCATCGTTTGCCGCAAGTTTCAACTAAAAGCTACCTAGCTGAGTGCTTAAATTCACTTATGTTACaaaacccccccaaaaataTGGCTTTTAGAAAAACTTGGAGGCAAGGCTCAACAGCTGAGACGAGCCTCCGCCCTGGCTACCTCCCTGGCTCTTGAAGTACATCTTCATGGCCATCTCGCCGGCCTGCTGGATGACAGACTGCTTGCTGGCATCGGGAGCGACCTGTCCATTGGCCGCCTTGGCGTCGAAGAGCTGTATCACGCAATTAAATTAGCATGAATGCGCTTCTTTAGAGGACAAGGAGgtgttgtgtgtgtgtgtgagtgcGTGTAGTTACCTTGCTGGCTTCGGACAGGGCCAAACCCAGGAAAGCTCCCTGGCTCTGGTTACCACCAGTCTCGCCCTGGGTGAACTTCTTGAGCGCCTGCATCGCGGCGGCAGAGCCGAGGCTGTTGGAGCTCaggttgctgctgtcttggTCGTAGGTCTCTTGGTGCTTGCGGATGGCCTCTGTTACAAACAAAAAAGTATTGGTCAGCGTACATGAAGGCCATCAAAGTGTTGATATAGAAAGGGTCGGCTAACCTTGCTCATCGATGTCGCTGTTGGCTAGGTGGCTCTTCTTCTGGCTGATGGAGTTGATGACGCTGGAGAACATGTCGCTGTTGCCGGAGGAGCCAGCATACTGCGAGGCCTGCTGGTGAGCAGTGCgcagctcctcgtcttcgtggTGGAAATCGCCGCCGGCGGGATAGTTGCCACCGTAAGCATCTGTATATATAGAATCGCGAGGAGGGCTTCGGGTCAGAACCTATTCGTTCGGGGAGGGTTATGAGGGGAAGGGGTTGACTGACTGTTTCCGGGAGGAAGCTGGCCGCCTGGGAATATTAGTTAGCTTCTAGAGCGTCgatgtagtaggtagtaagCGCATTGCTTTGTGTGCTTGGAGAATGAcgattgatgatggcgatgacgacggtGATGGGGCTGCGGCACTTACCTTGATGCGAACCAGAACCAGAACCTGAGAGCTGCTCCGTCAGGTACTCCTTGCCAGCGTTGATGAGTGAATCCAtgtttgattttttttgctttccgCTGAAAACCGATAAAGTCAATGgggacaagagaaaaaatagaaagaagaattgaattttactttttttgaATGTTGCTATTCTacgacgagaagaaaaaaaggggactGCATCGCAACACACAGTAGATTTATATATGGCCACTACGTAACGCTCTAGACGCGCGATTGAAGAAAGCTACCCCGCCGCCGTGCCAATTTGGATGGctacagacagacagagcTGGCACAAAGAACGAAGCATGAACCTGGCCCAGCTGAAAAAAGCTGAGCTAATGGGGGGGGAATATAGAGGGAATAAGAGGGGTTCAACTAATAGGCCAGTTACCATTGCGGGGTGACCGGTTCAATAAGGGGGCGAGAGTTGGAAGGCGTGTCTAATTGCAAGAACTGGGCTTTGAAGAGACGGCCATCGCAGAGACTGTTTGTGCAAAGTGTGTGCAAGCAATCATCTTACAAAATCTACAGTGGTCTGTCTGATGAAATCCTCGGTTTGCGGCGGCTGTCTCCTCGCAGAGTACATGCATCTTCAGGAGCGCATCTACAAAATTGTCTTGATAGATCCAGATGGGGTCCCATTTACCTACGCAGATTATATGGAGTCTCCCGCGCTTTTATCCACGCGCAGCATTTCGTAGGCTGACGCGCGTAACCGAGGAGATCCAATCACCGACAACTTCTTTTCGAGTAaagtgaaagaaaaaaaaaaggagtggACAAAGACAGACAAGGAGCGAGATCTCTCTGTCAACGTCATTTCTCATTTAACCATATGCTCCGAATATCATGCTGCCGGATCTCGGCTTCGGGAGTCCGCCGTGCTACTTGGTGCTAATGCTGCGCTGTATAACGGAGCACTTCCGGCTGTTGTTCTGGAGTCCCGGCCAGCTGGGAAGTGGGAGGCTAACCCTTGGCGGCCTCTGTCAGTGCGGCGGCGCATGCGCTGCTAGCCCTGTACAGCCACGTTTTCAGTGGAGGCGGTCCCTTGGATTGCCATCAGGGCAGGGAGATGATGGCGCGCGCGCTCATCTGTGTGTTTAATTGATGTGTTTGCACGCAATGAATGGGGTTGAATCTGCTCGTCAACCAGGTAACCCATTTTTGCGGGAggatttcctttcctttcctttcctttctggAAGGAGATGTTATCACCGGAGTCTCAACATGTGAAACGAATCCAATGTG comes from Trichoderma asperellum chromosome 3, complete sequence and encodes:
- a CDS encoding uncharacterized protein (EggNog:ENOG41), with amino-acid sequence MDSLINAGKEYLTEQLSGSGSGSHQGGQLPPGNNAYGGNYPAGGDFHHEDEELRTAHQQASQYAGSSGNSDMFSSVINSISQKKSHLANSDIDEQEAIRKHQETYDQDSSNLSSNSLGSAAAMQALKKFTQGETGGNQSQGAFLGLALSEASKLFDAKAANGQVAPDASKQSVIQQAGEMAMKMYFKSQGGSQGGGSSQLLSLASKFF